CTATAACATATTTTATAACAAACTTGTTTTATACTTTCTTCTTGCAAACTTCATTTTGGTAAGTAAACAAATATCCAACTAATATAATTACTGTGTACAAACAATTAATGTGAGATACATTTGAGCCCAATACTCAGTTATCTTACTTAGAAATATCTTCAGATACTtctagaaaaatcaagaaaagtgGGGAAAGGAAAAATCCAAAATTACATATTAGTAAATATTTCAATCATAGTTTGAAGTATCATCCTATGTTTCTAGACTCTTCAAAAATACTTTTACATCCACTCCCTCATTTGATCAGTTGTCTTATTCAATAGTTTACTTGCAAATTATATGTTTATTAAGGGTTAAAccatcatttttcaaaataaaaaaatcccaATTATTCTAAAATACAGGGTTGTCTCTTAAAAATTTGTTCAGTTTAAAAAAGTTTCCTTTTCCCTGAGTAACTGACATGCCAAGCACTAGACTAAATTCTGGGAAAACCCAGAATTTAGAGTCTCTAAACCCATTAAGATAGTTGTTAATTTTAGAAAGTCAGACAAAAATATTCATACTGGTCCCTTCTATGAGCACAAATACTTCATTTGATTCTGAGCTTACCACCACTTGATAAAAATTTATGCTAATCATAAAATGCAAACTACGCCTCtgatgtaacaaattaccatcaAATCTATCACAATTAGTattttacatattacatattttgTCCCAACACAACTCTTATAGTTACCCATCCTCTCTAGTGTATTTCCTTCCCTCATTCAGGTTTGTACTAAGAAACACACTTCCTAAACAAAAGTAACTCTCAAAAATAGCTTACAAGAGGGGAGAAAGTTTTTGTAGTATTATTATTCCAAATGACCTCTACAGAAATGAACTGTAAGAAAAATGCAATACTAAAAGTGAAATGTTGAATagactttaaaaggaaaacttcTAAGTTGATATCTTTAAGTAATCTATTCGCATCACAGATAATTCATAGGGCCTTTTCCCTAAGTAGGAATAAACACTATACTATTTTACAGTCAAGTCTAAATGCTAGAAATCTAAATTTtaactcctaaaaaaaaaaaataagggcaTAAATCATCTTTACTTAGTGATCTGGAGATTGTTGGCCACATGCTCTAACAGGAAAGAATCACCTATAAAGATCTTATCAATTGACTACAAATAGGTTTTTCTAATGTGCTTGAAAATAATCCAAAGTAAACATTactcttcaaattttatttacaaatgatCAGTTTGCTTGGCAAACCTTTTTCCAGATAGAAACATAAGACTCAACAAAATCAGAATTAGATCAAATAACACTGGAAGCTTGGAAAAGAATCCAAGCTTGGAAAAATTATATTCTTGCATATATTTGCACACTGTAAAATActataatcatttttataataaaaacataaaaaactcAAATGATATGAAGAGGTAGTTTAGTTTTTATAACACCACTTTGCAAAGCAAGCTAGGCAGATCTAATATCAAGTATTATTTCTTGTGGTGACCTAAGAAAGAGTTCAAAATACTGTTATCTTTGGTGTCTGCAAAGAATAGTCAGGTCTCCACTTAGAACACTGACCATATCCCACTTATTTCTCTCATCTAAGTCCTAACTATGCAAAGTCAGTATAGTTATGCAAATAGTTTGGTAACCATTACTAATATAACTTTCATCCTTAGAAATAATTTAACAGTTGCTACATTTCAAACAATTGCCTACTGAGTTCGAGGgggtttttttaaaagcaagaaaactGCTCTTTAGCTAAACATACCCAATTATATTAGTGTTCAGATTAAACCTAAAGCCCTTTAGATAAGAACttaatatatttagtatattctttaattttttaagcattttaaactttttgttttgtattggagcataactgattaacaatgttttgatagtttcaaGTTGGTGGCAAAGGGACtcaggcatacatatacatgtatcctttctcccacaaactctcctcccatcccgaCTGCTacttaacattgagcagagttccttgagCTATACGGTAggttattctttaatttttttaaaaaaagtctattttgactttttaaaatgaacttcCTCTGGATCTATTTGGTTTGTTGGGCAACCAATTCAATGACTCATAGAAGATAATGAAAAATGTTCCCCAGTCAAAGGACCTTCTCCTTACTCCCTTCCCAGTAAAATACCTTAGTCTGAGTCTATATAAAAGTTAGTAGAGAGCTTAAGAACCATTATACGAAGGTAAGTTGACAAGAAAAGTTAATGTTTCTCAAAATTCAGTTTCTGCTATGGAGTGTGCTTTAGGGAAAAGTAGTGAAAATTTCTAGACTTCAAGTCAGAAGACCTGCATTCAATTCCCGATTCTACCGTCTTATCAGTTACACAGCCAGGAGCATGCAACCCATCTGGGACTGGTCTCTCATCTGAACTTCAAAAAAGAACTACTTTAACATGTTTTGAGGAACGTATTTCCAAAATGTGAAGTGGCAAGCACACATTACTATACATGAACTCCCCCCAAACTTCTTTCTGAAAGGTTTGATTattgaaaattttcttaaattctcttaaattgcttaaaattcacattaaattagaaaaaataccaaaatatgcCAAAAACACTGTAGCAAATACTGCAAAAAATAACATAGTAAAAAGATGGCAAAAAAACTCACATCTTCCCCAAATAAAAACTGAATTCAAATTAATAAATTCTGATACAATAAAAGGACTACATCCAGATGAAGGACGGTTTCAATTTTAACCAAACCCTAGCACATTCAGTTTCAGTTAAGTAAAttcatcacctttttttttttaacctttatcaTGGTTCTCAGGTATTTTTTTCTCACAAACACAGAGCAAGAACATTAGGCAAAGCAATTTATCCCCAAAATGCTTATGTCAGAGCAATCAAGATCAGACCAAGAACATCTGGCAAACAATGTGGCCACCTATGGACATATAAGAGTTCTAGTTAGGTTAGGGCAAAATACCATAAATATTAAGGGGGGGCATTCCACATTTTGAGAATATAGACAATTGTAATAAGCACAATCTTCAGCTTCTGACCAGGCCAGTTGTAAGCAAGTCCAACAACGTGAGAACTGGCTTGAGGTTAACTATGCTTTAAAATCAGTTAATAATGGCACCAGAACAATATAAACTTATCTAGTAGCCACAGGCGAGGAATTTCAAAGTACTGATGCTTTGGATTCAGCAAGGAGCAAACTACCCTGAATTCAAGTCTGAAAGTATCTTCACTGGGCTTCTGAAACAAATCACTGTCTTAGAACTACATTGTAACTAAATGTCCCTATTGGGAAAACTAAATTTCCCAAAAGGGAAAGACACCCTATTGAAGCACAGGACACTCAACCTTGGGTTCTTGTCTAAGCTCTAGTCTCACTATAAATAACCTTCAGTCATTTAGTacacttcattcatttcttctgtgaACGAGAAAAGATAGACTATTTGAAGGAATAAAAAGCTAATTAACAGTGGAAAGATTAGATTTTTACCATGAAATACAGCCACCTTTTTTGTGgtaccaataaaataaaatcatgtatGTAAAACTATTCAAGAACAATGCTTGGTACGTATTAACAGTGTTAGCTATTATACTGATTTTATTCaagtaggaaaatattttaaaaccagatCCACACACTGAATATTTAATAGCCTAAATCTTATTAGCCAGGTATTCAAACTCTTGGAATGAAGATACTCATTTAGCCTATCAAATAACGCAGTgagaaaataataactttaaaatctctttgctggttgtttttatattcatgtttatttAATCTAGAATAATCTTTATTCTAGCtgtcataaatttttaaattattcctctttaaaaaaatcttggagACTAGAATCACAAAGTCTTCAGATCAATCTGTCTTTTGCATTTGTTACCAATATTGATGAAGTCTGAATATTCAATTACAGAAACAATGTCAGAAATCCTAAATATACCTCTGAAAAATGCTGTTTGGAGCCCATTACCAGAATTGTTTTGGCTAGCAATACACCATTTGCAAATGGAGATAAGACCAAAGTGTAAATTAAGAGTCCTAAGAAAACAACTGATTCAGTCATCAAAAGGCAAAATGTGTGAAAAAGAAAGCGGACTCAAGAAAAAAGCCCCAAATCCTCCACTCCCTGCTTATATAACGTTGGGAAAGTCACTTGATCTCTGAGCCTCattctctttatctgtaaaatgggaataatcccATTTCTCTCAGCAGGTTGTTTGGAACATCAAATGAGAACACACACAGGAAGCACTTTACAGCCTAAAATGTGTAATACAAACATCTTATACAGATCAatagtttttgctgttgttgaatGAGCAGTAATACTTTAAGTTAGATTCTAAATATACAATTTCAAAGTACACTATTACCAGTGTTCAAAattcctacttaaaaaaaaaaaaaaaaacttgccttgGATTGAGTCCTCTTCCCATTCCTCATGCtaaatttctccttcatttcttctaaaattatcttcagtttcttttcttcaggTGTCCCCAAGTATTTTTGGTTCACATGAAGATAGCAATGCCATTTGGCTGATTCAAAGCCCCAGTGGCAAGTCCTTTTGTCCGGTGATCTGTGAGAATGCATCACAAACGTCTGGGGTGCAAACATTCCACAGCACTCCAGACACTGAATACATGGAGCATCTGGCTGAACATAAAATTGGGGTGCAAATAAACCCTGACATTTGCCCAAGCATTCATGTTCCACTTCAAAGGCACTGCCAGTTTCCTTCAGCTGGGCCAATGAGTTTTTTGCAGGTAGTATACTACCATTTTGAGGAAAGGTGCGCGGCCGCAATAAAGCGTTACATAGTCTTTGTGCATCGGTTAATGTGATCAGCCCACAGGATGGGGCATTGAATGGAAGTATTCCCAGGACCTTTAAGATATGAAGCTGGTCTGATGTACATCTTGAGCAATAGATGTACAATTCATCACACACTGTATTTATTTGTTGGAGTGAAAATTCTCGGAGAACAGAATTTAGGACTTGGGGCAAACAGAGTCTCTTTTCTCCTCCAACCTGAAAACAAGAAATAGACTCCCCTTCCAACATAGTCTGGGTGAGTTCTGTGGAGCTATCAGAAGGGATGAGCAGTGGACCAGGAAGAATCTGAGGAGATGGAAGAGGCAGAAATACCGTAGGTGACATGCTTTCTTGGGAATACCGAGCAGAAAACGCTGCTGGTCCACCCAAAGAACTCTGACTACTTAAATGGAATTGTGCCAAAGTATGTTTCAAACTAGGATTTAAATGTAAAGGTTCAGGCACAGAGGCGCAGGTCCTCTTGACATGCTCTTCGTCGGTTTCCATTGGTGTTTCATAATCATCCAAGTGTTCCTTCTTTACTGCTGGCAACTTGTTTATCATcatttttccatttgcatgaatgTCTGTCATCATCTTTTTCACTGGAGGGCTGCCATCATCTTCCATCCcattcaattttttatttaagcTCTGAACCAAGGAAAAATTCGTCTGTAGGTTTTCCATTGCTAAAAACTATTGTGTTAAACAAGTAAGTCTGAAATTTGCATTATTATTTAGTTGCTTATTTTAAGAGAGAGAATTGATGAATACCAATACTTATGGTAACTTAttctcaaagaaaatttaaatttccatAGAGAGATCCCTACACTACTCAATAGATTTTGCAACTTTGTTTGGTTCTGCTAATACTTCAGTATAAGTACTGCCAGTgctataaaaaaaattatgtctaataacaaagaaaataattttaagaggCACACCTCCAAGgaaacctttttgttttttttaatgttcaggtATATGTACTAAAATCAAGTTACCAGTTCTCTCAATTCAAGATGTCCATGCTCAGTGCAACAGTTTGGTTTAGTTTTAGGCACAACACCCAAAAAGTTTATGCTTGTGTCAAAAATCACTTGTGTCAAAATTATGCACCCAAATTTAGTATTTGGCACCAAGGATACCAAAAAAGGGGGGGAGGGGTGGATATCTTCTCTAAAAATGATGATCTGTTGGTCTGTGTGAACAAAATGAAGGCTTGAATAAACCCTCACACCAGTAACAAGAGACTCTGACTCCACTTGAACTTCTGTATTAAAAATGAAACCTAAAGAAAAATCTGCCCAGTTATCTTCAAGGATTACTGTTCATTCTTCTTTTAATTAATCTGGAAGAGAAGGGGGTTGGGGAAGAGTTACATTTGAATTTGTTCCAGAGGCCAAAGGGTCAGTTTGAAACTAGTTTCTTAATCTTAAACTGAGTTCACTTTACCAAAGGTAACACTTGAGTGATTTCTGTCAATCTAACACCAGTTAATTAGAAGTACCTTCATTTAAATCGGAAAGCAATTTGGCAAATGAGTAAAGGGAGCAATAATATCCCTCAAACGGGAGAGGTTTACTCCaacccagaaaaggaaaaaccttAAACGGATCATCTCACCCAAAACTCAGTACTAGAGGTTTTTTCTCAATTatgcaattttaattaaaataatctattttaacTAAAATAACCTATTATTCCAtctcttaattaaaaaacaaacaaaaaaacccaccagTTTCATCTAAAAATCAAACACCAGTTATAACACATCTACCACACACAAGTCACAATCTTAAGTGCATAATTAATCTAGTCAGTGTACGTTATTTTTCTGGAATAGCTATAGGCAAAAATTAGCTTTCCCTTTAAAAGGTTAGTGAATTTGCTTAATGGAAGCCAAAAGCTATAGACTCCACTCCTGGGAATCTCCATCCTTGAATAAGACTAATCCGGGACAAAAAGCACAAGGCAGACAGACCTCACAAAGAATGCAAatggaggaagagggaaaaagcAAAGATTCTTCTTCCACTTCCTTCTTGagagaaaatccaaaaaaaatctaGTAAACAGAAATTTTTGCTAGCCAAACTCCCAGCAATTTACCTTAAAACAGACCCAAAGGGTTAAGTACCAAGGCCACTAGCCAACGTACTGACTTTCGCCCACCACAGGAACACCTCAGCCTACGCAGGCCAAGGAAGAGGGCAGGAGGCATGACTTAGAATGGGGAGCCCTCAAACCCTGAAATCCTCGGCCCACGCAAAGCCACTCACCCACCTTAAACCCAAGGCGGAGGCGGGGAGAGGACGGCAAGGGACCCGGGACGCCTCAGGCTTGCAAGCGGGTAGTGGGAAGTGGAGGAAAAGGACTCCCCAAACCCCGCCCCCCCCGCAGTCTCGGAACACCCCGGTGCCCTCTCAACACCGCCCCGCTAAGGGGGCCGCAGGCAGGACTGTGGAAATCCCCCGCGCACCCTCTCCCCGGGAAGTTCTCGGGTGTTACCCGAGCACCCCTAAGGCTGCACCTCCCCTCGTCTGCCCagggcagaggagagaggggtcaGCGGGCGGGAGGGGCGACGAGCCGGGACCTCCCAGTCGCTGAGCGCCGACCTACCGGGTCGAGCCCGGGGCATCCCCGCGGAGCGCAGAcgggcggcgggcggggggcgGAAGGGGACAGTGACGGGCGTCCAGGGTTCGGGGTCCCGACGGGTCCAGTCAAGTGCAGCACCCGGCCACTGCCGGCGCCCATCACTCGGGATAAGCGAGGCATCATCCGCTGTAGGACACCCGGCCCGCGCCCCCTCCGTGGCCCCGACCCCACCCGGGACCCAGCATCCGGACCCCCGACTACGGCCTCCGCACCCGAGGAAGCCCGACGAGCTTTGTTAACTCCCCTTGACGCCCGGCGCCGCCTTCGGGCGCCCCGGGAGCCGCGCGCCCCTAGCCTACCTCTGCGTCCCCCCCGCCCCGCAAGCCGAGGCCGCACCTgtgcccgccgccgccgccgccgccgccgccgccgctcgccCGCTCCCCTTGGCTGTGCCGGCGCCGCTCCGAACCCCACACACATCGCTACACACAGCCCTCTGACGTCACCGAGCCCTCGGCCCGCCCACGTCACTGCGGAGACACACGGCTTCCCGCAGACGCCGCCGCCGTCTCCGGCCGCCCGGGGGAGAGCGAGGGCggcagtggggggaggggaggagaggagaactGAGCCAGCGGCGGCACCGCGCGCGCAAGCCCGCCGCTGCCGCCTCGCGGCTCCTAGCCCCTCGGGGACGCGCGCGCCGTCTGCCCTATAGTGGCTCCCTAGGGCTCCCCCGGCCCGTCGTCTGGCGCGCGCGCCCCTCCCCCCAGGCGCGCGCCCGGCGCTCCTGGCCCCGCTCGCCGTCTGGGCGGCTGGCGCGCGGCGCTGTCTGCGGTGCACCCGGCGCAGACAGGATgttccctccccgccccacccccaccgccgccctccctccttccttcctcgaGTCGCCTAGCCGGCTGTCTGGGGCCGccaccgccccgcccccgccccacccgctGCTCCGTGGAGACGGGCCAGACCCGGGGGCGCCCTGGTCGCTCGGCCGCCGCGCGACACGGAGAGAGGGGGGCAGGGCGACCGCGCGGTGCACTGTGCGCGACCCCAGCAGCCGGCTGGGCGGAGGCAAGGCCCGCCTGGCCGAGCGCCGCGGCCCGAGGTCAGGCACAGGCGACCCTCCCCCCGCGGGGCCGCAGCTGGGCCGCCCCGCCCCGGAGGCAGCCGGGTGGCGGCCGCCCAGCCGCGGCCCCCGTGTGGGCCCAGCGCGCGGGGGCTGCCCCCCGCCTCCGCGGGGCCTCCCGCCCGAGGGCCGCCCCGCCAGCTGCCGGCGCTGCGCTGCGCTGCGCTCCGCCCCACCCTACCCTGGCGGCCCCCGCCTTGCCTGGGCGGCCTCCGCCCAGACGCCTTCCCTGGGCTGACCTCCTCCGCCATCGGCCCGGGCTGGAGGGCTGGCAGAAGTTCTGGCAAAACCgagagaaaacatttttgtctctacttctcagcctccctccccccaccccctcaccagaCTGCTACTCTCGGTTCCAAAAGGGAGCTAGAAATTACATGCTTCTACAGTGTTTCCTGAGGAGTTTGGGATTTTGTTTTGGAGGCGAACAGGAGGTGAGACGAGGAAAGCGATGACCGAAGCGCTTTCGGCTGTGACCCTCGGGGCCGAACAGAGTCGTCTCCCTGGTCGGTGTTCTTCTGTGGTCGATTAGCATATTGAACTCTGCCGAGCTGCTCCGTCATATTTCGAAACACCAAGAAAAACCCCTTTTTTCCACCCCACCGCAAAATTAGGAACTGAAATAGTACCCCAGATCTCAGTGCACCGAATTCAGAAGATTTGGCTTTGTcctcctcccccccgcccccgcccctttTGATGCATTTTCGTCCAATTTCTTCTGGTTTTACTGCTTCGAGGTCACTCATGGGATCCACATTTGGAGCCAGCCGACTGGGAATACTTCTGTGCtcgtagatttttttttttttctcttttcctcccaaCGGGCCTACCCGAGGCTTACAAGCCTCTCATTCCCTGCACATCCAAGTTccattcctcccacccccatcgcCGCGCTCCCAGGTCGTGCCCCCTCTCGCACCCCGCACCTTCCCCTCCTTCTTGACTGCCTCCTTTCCAGAACATGAATAATTCCGCAGCACTTCCCATCTGTTATTGCCATAGAGACAGAAGCTCAGCAAAGATAATGATGTTCTGTGCAGAGCCAGTCGGGGGAGAACAGCATCTGCGAGACTGGGGGATAGGTTTTCTAACCTCGAGAATAGTCACAAGGCCCGGCTTAGTGTGGAAGACTGGACAGTCTTGAGAGTGAGCAATGTGGTCAGCTCTGGGCACTTGGCTCATGTCTAGCGAGAAGAAACcaattttaaaagccaaaatgacggatctttttttaaagtgatttcaaACTGCaattaatgataaataaatatacagtacTCATTTTATCAAccatagaaataaataattacttGGTAGCACGATCAAAGGCCTAAGCAGCAGAATCAACTGGACAGTAAATAGACTcgaaaaatcaaaacattttatcCTCTCCCCTGTTCTTTTGATGTGCCTTCCCCAGGAATCTGTTTTTTGAGTAAAGGACCTTTTGTACCTGTAGTTCTGTGTACAATGGTTTGAGAAATAGTGACAGGCACATGTGCCTAGAACCCATCAagctttgaggattttttttttttccatcaaagtACAAAATGTACcaaattaaaattcacttttccCTTGAATTCCCAAGGCCTTGGCCTCAAAGGTACAGGTTAGAACTCAAGTGAAACTGAGCAGGGTACCTTTGCATAGATCTGATGCAGGTGGGAAGGTACGGTTTTGCAGGCTACTTAAGGATTTTCAGAAATTATCAGTAAAATTGATTGTATAACATAAAAAGCCCTGAAACAAATGATAATGGTTCTTTATCTCAGAAACAGGATTGAATGGACACAGAGAATATAGGCCCTAGAAAAAATAATCATGGTGAGGtaatgaagtgttagtcactcagtcctgtccaactctttgtgaccccaccatggactgtagctgccaggctcctctgtctatggaattctccaggcaagaatactggagtgggtttccatttccttctccaggggaccttcccaatccagggactgaacccaggtcttaaacattgcaggtagactctttatcgactgagccaccagggaagcctggtgatgAATATTGTAATCCCCACATACAGATGGTCTTCATCACTGTTGAAAAGTAAgtttaagtgctgctgctgctaagtcacttcagtcatgtccgactctgtgtgaccccatagagggcagcccaccaggctcccctgtccctgggattctccaggcaagagtactggagtggggtgccattgccttctcctaagtttAAGTATTGGTTAGTAAATAGGTATTACAGTGGTGTTGCATGGTCTCCTCCTACCATGTTGGCTGTCAGTAAGAGCTGAGCAAGACAGTGTGAGTGTGTGCCTGTCTACATGTTAAAATTCCAAATGATTAAGAATGGGGGTACAGAGAGGGCTATGGTGGCCTTAACACATTCTCAACTTCCATTAAGCAGCACAGATTCTAGATGCAAACTTAACTGGTACTGGGTGGTCTAGAATTTCTAATTCAGTAGTTACAGATGTCTCAAGTAATATAAACCAAgaatttaaatgttataaatttgAAGACCAGTTCTGCCCTCTGATCTGATAAATGGTTTGAGGCAAATGCTTTCTTCTTGTCTCCATTCGATGAACTATTGATAGTGACCTACTAATACAGCCTATTAATAataggcctccctggtggctcagatggtaaagaatctgcctgcaatgcgagagacctgggttcaattgctgagaaggcagtggcaacccactccattattcttgcctggacaattccatggacagaagaggctgatgggctacagtccatggggtcacaaagaatgggacacaactgaacgactttcacaaACTTATCATACTAATATTAATTATGAAGAACATGGAAGCAAAAAAAGGGTGAAGTGCAAATGTTCAatgtaaattcattttatttttatgaagtatGGGGAAGAAAAGTCAAGTAAATATTTGTCAAGCATAGCAACaggcttctgttttcatttatactttctgttcttttccattagaaaGAGAAACTAGTTAAGCTTCTTCCTGCTTCCTTGATccacaacaacaaatattttttttaatatcaacaattatttgtttgaaatatttttgagcaGCGAGTCAGATGCTACAAGTTTCTTCAGTGTCACAAAAGAATCGCaactatttttttcccatctcatTTTTTCCTGTAgcttttcattgatttctacttgtcatgatgatgatgatgctcTTTAACTTTCTCagagcacttttattttttcctgccaATCCTCTTCCCTTGCACTTTACTCCCCTTATTAGTTTAATGCTACTATTTCTGCCAGTGCAAAGTTCCTTCCCCCTCACTGACTAGACTTCCTCCTTGGGACTTCATTCTCCTCTTAACTGCCAAATCAATATTGGGTCTACAAGATTCCAATTCCCATTTTAAATAAGATGAGAACCAGATGTTTAAAAACTAGTAACTTCCTGAATGTCATATAGCAATTCTTTTCTTCACGTTTTAACTTGGGCTCTGTGCAGTTGAAATGGAAGTAAGAGggagaaagcaaaagcaataGCTGGAAAgggtaaaataaagaaaagtgatGCCACAAATGTTTGAATTTTCAGCTTAAGtttcaataaacttaaaaatcaatGTAACATATATTAAGTATTTTGTCATCAAAATACTTAATGGAAATTTCATGAGTGTTTAGAGCAAAGTTTGACTTgctgcaaatgtgtgtgtgtgtgtgtgtgtgtgtgtgtgtgtgtgtgtgtgctggtggggggagggggagagggtttCCAAAAAAAAATGAGGAGTCATAAATAACCCCCTGATGTTCCCAAGCTATAATTCAAACTTGCAAGTTGAGAAGTATTGTCTAGTTTATAGGTAGTGCTGGACTATAGAGCTCTCAGTGCTTACTTGCCTTTGAGATCTGTACAAAAAATTCCCTTCTTAATAGAGAGAAATTGAGACAGAGTTTAGGTCATGTGCCAAACCACTTTGCTGATCAGTAACAGAGAAGGGATTAGAACTAAAATGCATCTGACCCTCAATCAGTGAAgtttccattctttattttctcagggAAGCTCAGG
The sequence above is a segment of the Bos mutus isolate GX-2022 chromosome 1, NWIPB_WYAK_1.1, whole genome shotgun sequence genome. Coding sequences within it:
- the SKIL gene encoding ski-like protein isoform X1, which encodes MENLQTNFSLVQSLNKKLNGMEDDGSPPVKKMMTDIHANGKMMINKLPAVKKEHLDDYETPMETDEEHVKRTCASVPEPLHLNPSLKHTLAQFHLSSQSSLGGPAAFSARYSQESMSPTVFLPLPSPQILPGPLLIPSDSSTELTQTMLEGESISCFQVGGEKRLCLPQVLNSVLREFSLQQINTVCDELYIYCSRCTSDQLHILKVLGILPFNAPSCGLITLTDAQRLCNALLRPRTFPQNGSILPAKNSLAQLKETGSAFEVEHECLGKCQGLFAPQFYVQPDAPCIQCLECCGMFAPQTFVMHSHRSPDKRTCHWGFESAKWHCYLHVNQKYLGTPEEKKLKIILEEMKEKFSMRNGKRTQSKIDTPPGMELQSWYPVIKQEGDHVSQTHSFLHPSYYLYMCDKVVAPNVSLTSAVPQPKEVTKTEASKSIPRQSEKPHSSGKHQKIVSYPDVSLEEQEKMDLKASKELYSHLDPSVSNNSTSKKKPESTTCSLARDTSKSGTDCDVAASSPLLVKDVTCEDDKGKIMEEVVRTYVKQQEKLNSILQKKQQLQMEVEMLSSSKAMKELTEEQQNLQKELESLQNEHAQRMEEFYVEQKDLEKKLEQVMKQKCTCDSNLEKDKEAEYAAQLAELRQRLDHAEADRQELQDELRQEREARQKLEMMIKELKLQILKSSKTAKE
- the SKIL gene encoding ski-like protein isoform X2: MENLQTNFSLVQSLNKKLNGMEDDGSPPVKKMMTDIHANGKMMINKLPAVKKEHLDDYETPMETDEEHVKRTCASVPEPLHLNPSLKHTLAQFHLSSQSSLGGPAAFSARYSQESMSPTVFLPLPSPQILPGPLLIPSDSSTELTQTMLEGESISCFQVGGEKRLCLPQVLNSVLREFSLQQINTVCDELYIYCSRCTSDQLHILKVLGILPFNAPSCGLITLTDAQRLCNALLRPRTFPQNGSILPAKNSLAQLKETGSAFEVEHECLGKCQGLFAPQFYVQPDAPCIQCLECCGMFAPQTFVMHSHRSPDKRTCHWGFESAKWHCYLHVNQKYLGTPEEKKLKIILEEMKEKFSMRNGKRTQSKIDTPPGMELQSWYPVIKQEGDHVSQTHSFLHPSYYLYMCDKVVAPNVSLTSAVPQPKEVTKTEASKSIPRQSEKPHSSGKHQKIVSYPDVSLEEQEKMDLKASKELYSHLDPSVSNNSTSKKKPESTTCSLARDTSKSGTDCDVAASSPLLVKDVTCEDDKGKIMEEVVRTYVKQQEKLNSILQKKQQLQMEVEMLSSSKAMKELTEEQQNLQKELESLQNEHAQRMEEFYVEQKDLEKKLEQLAELRQRLDHAEADRQELQDELRQEREARQKLEMMIKELKLQILKSSKTAKE